The Pogona vitticeps strain Pit_001003342236 chromosome 3, PviZW2.1, whole genome shotgun sequence genome includes a window with the following:
- the RAP2B gene encoding ras-related protein Rap-2b translates to MREYKVVVLGSGGVGKSALTVQFVTGSFIEKYDPTIEDFYRKEIEVDSSPSVLEILDTAGTEQFASMRDLYIKNGQGFILVYSLVNQQSFQDIKPMRDQIIRVKRYEKVPMILVGNKVDLEGEREVSFGEGKALAEEWSCPFMETSAKNKASVDELFAEIVRQMNYASQPNGDDQCCSSCVIL, encoded by the coding sequence ATGCGAGAATACAAAGTGGTCGTGCTGGGCTCGGGCGGGGTGGGCAAGTCGGCGCTCACCGTCCAGTTCGTGACGGGCTCCTTCATCGAGAAATACGACCCCACCATCGAGGACTTCTACCGCAAGGAGATCGAGGTGGATTCCTCGCCTTCCGTGCTGGAGATCTTGGACACGGCCGGCACCGAGCAGTTCGCCTCCATGCGGGACTTGTACATCAAGAACGGGCAAGGCTTCATCTTGGTCTACAGCCTGGTGAACCAGCAGAGCTTTCAGGACATCAAGCCCATGAGGGACCAGATCATTCGGGTCAAGAGGTACGAGAAAGTGCCCATGATCTTGGTAGGCAACAAGGTGGACCTGGAAGGCGAGCGGGAGGTCTCGTTCGGGGAAGGCAAAGCTCTGGCCGAGGAGTGGAGCTGCCCCTTTATGGAAACTTCAGCCAAAAACAAAGCCTCGGTGGACGAACTCTTTGCCGAGATCGTCCGGCAGATGAACTATGCTTCGCAGCCCAATGGGGACGATCAGTGCTGCTCTTCCTGTGTGATCCTCTGA